A stretch of DNA from Paenibacillus sp. FSL W8-0186:
TTCACAGATTGCTTCACGGGATGAAGTGCGAGAATTTGCTCAGTTCTAAAAGCTCTTGGCGCTCCCGATTGCAGACATGTTGCCCGAACCAGCCCACTGCAAATGGCATGAATGTGAATGGGCCGCTGCGAAATTCTGCCGCTGCGATCCATATATATGATCTCGACCACCTGGTTAATGTATTTTTTCACCAAAATCATCTCCGATAAGAACGTTTGTTTGTATTATATACGAACTTATGTTCTTTAACAAGTAGAAAATAGCGCCTGATTGCCCGGACTTTTCCTTAAGATGGCTTGTTTAGATTTGGTCAGGCAATGTTAAGGAATAGTAAGAGGGTCGGAGGAGAAGCATGGAGTATTAAAGGGAAAATCGATCATGTGAAATGAAAGGAGACTGCATCATGTGGAAGCTTGGCGAAAGATATCGAGGCAAAGGGAAGGGGATTTTGTGGATTATTGTGTTTTGCATACTGATGGGGTGTGCGTATGTCGCGTACATTCTGTTTAGCGTGTATTGGTCATAAAGAAACTTACAGGGAGTCTGCGTCTTGAGACCAATGGGGTTGCTAATCCCCTTGTTCCTCTAGATTAAGGCTTAACCATGGGTAATAATCACTGCGACTCGCCTGCAAGCTGGCAGCCTAGTATGGGAAGGCGTCCGCTAGATGTATTTTCTACATTTACTTTAAGCTAATAAGGGTAAATTTTGCGAAGTAAATGTAATTCCTACATCTAGTTTACGGTATTTTGCCTAACTAGCCTCCATATCTCATTTCTAACTGTAAGAATTGCAGCTAGTTTGTATCGTCAACGATAAACGGTAGTTTTTAAATGTAACAAATACAATTAGTTCGCACTAACTAGCTAGCTAAACAGCGAATGGCTGATAGCAATTAGAGGTAGTGGATAGTAAAGCAGCAAATAGCAAATAGTGGATAGCGAATAACGGAGTAACAATAAAGAAGTATCGAAAAAGCTACGAATAGAGAACCAATAGCAAAATCACAAATCCTACAATGAAGCAGCAATTACGCAGAGGAAACTCCCGGCGCCATGGGAATTTACTTCTGTAATCTGCTGAGGATCGTGCCAAGCGTTCCGATATCAATCAGGTCGGTTGCTTTCCAGTCCGGACTAATTCCAGCGTGCGTAATAAGCCATTCGCGACCACTCTCTTTCCAAGTCTGTTTTGCCCCTGAATCGGCGGGTTCCTGTTGTTGTTTTACCCCTTTCGGCTTCAATCCGAGGAACTGGGCCACGCCGCGCACATGCCCTTGCGCAATTACTTCAATAACCTCCTGCTGCTTCAGCTTGTTCGCATCGTTAACTACATCAACAAACAAATTCTCCGTCAGCACCGCAGGCATTTTGCTCTCTCTAACCATATGGAGGTTCTTCGTTTTCTCCCCCCTGTCGTTGACGCCGTAAGGCTTGAGCTCCGTCATGACGGCGTTATGCAAAACGTCCTGCAAGGACCTAGAAGCCGCGGATGCCGCAGTATAGCAGTACGATTCGAAGCCTCCCGCCCCACCCCCGGCGTTACAGTGAACGGAGATAAGAATATCGGCACTCGCCTGATTGGCTTTGTCGGTGCGTTCTTTTAAAGTCATATCGGCATCCGAACTGCGGGAGAGCAGCACCTTAACACCCTCATATTGCGATTCGAGCCGCCGTTTAATGGCTAGAGATAATTGGAGGGTAATGTCCTTTTCTTTCAATCCATTTCCTGTTGCCCCCGGATCTTTACCTCCGTGGCCTGCGTCAATCCATACCGTTTTCATGATCATCCGCCCCTTTCAATGCTTGCTTCACAAACTGATTGCCGTACACTGCAAACGCCCCGGTAAGAATGCCCTGAATCAGTGAATCCGGTCCCCAGCCGAGCAGCCAAATAGTCAGCAGTACTGATACGACGGTAACAATATAGATGATGCTCCAATCGGGAACCTTGGGCGTCTTTTTGAGGATATAGCCAATCACCCAACACACCGCCACAACTCCGAATAAATACGGATGAATGAGATCAAAAATAGCGTTCCAGTCCATTTCTACCTTCCTTTCCAGCTTATAATATAGTTTATTCCTCCAGGCGGTCCAACCGCTTGTGTGCTTGCTTAGTCGACTCCTCCACCCTTGTCACGCGTTCGGATATTCCATCCAAGCGCTGGCTTTGAATCCGCATATCCACCCTTATGTCATCGACGCCGCGTTTGATATATTCCACGTCCGTCTGCAGGGTCGCTCCTGCCTCCGCGTCTTTCGCTGCATCCTGGCGTATGGTCCGCGTGCGCCCCAACCAGCCTAGCAAAATTCCACTAACGGCTGTCGCAATGGAGATAAGTATCGTAATTTCCATCCTGCTCCCTCCGTTTCAAAAGAAATAGCCCCCGGGAAATCGGGGGCAAAGGAAAAACGCCTTATAGGGCGTAAGAATTTAGTAACTCTTGCACTTGAGCCTGCCACCGAAGCGGCACATCGTTAATAGCTTTTATATTTGCCATGATTAGATCATAGTATATTTTAGCCAACAGTCTCACCCCCTGTAATAATTTCTGCAAGTTCTGCAAGCGCTAGCTGCATTTCGAGTTTATCAGCTTCCTGCGATTCAGCTAGTTCGACGAGAGCCAGTTTAAGCTCGGTGTTCTCTGCCTGGAGACGTTCAAGTTCGGTTGGCTCTTGTGACTGTGGACAAGTAAGCTCCTCGATCTCTTCGGGTGATAAGCCCTCGCTCCACAACGTCGGCTGCTCTGGGTGTGTATAAACAGGGAGTTGCCCGCGCTCTTCTTCGGGTTGAGTGGTCCATTTCGCATACATAGTTTGGTATTCACTCTCTGCCGCAGTTAGAGCATCCTGGTATTTCCGCCATGCTGCTATGTCAAAACGAGGACAGAATAAACCCGGAGGTACCGGGACCCCAACAATGTAACCAACTGGCTGCTGCTGCTCTTCTGACAGCTTGTCTTCAACGCAAGTATTGGTTTCAAGCTGCGTCACCAAATCCTGGTAATAGAAAGGAACGACTCCGTTAAAGGCATCATTCACTAATTCGTCCTCCAGATAAACGCCGTCTGCATTTACTTTAGGTACTGCTTTCACGGTAATTCCTCCTTATTGTTCGGCCACAAATGACATGCTAAGCGTTAAATGTGTACTTTGAGATGGAAAAACAGCTAAGATATCACCATTAGCTTTTACATCAAAATAGGCAATATAGACATTCACCCCAGACATGATTATTGAAGGTATTCTACTTGTTATTTTTGGCCTGTAACCAATCGGAAGCTTAAATACAACAGTTTCTGTCGCCCCACCTGTTACAATACCTTTCACATGGACAATCCCCATACTGTCTTTGAAATATTGAGCCGGAAATACACCGCTGCTCGATAATGTCCACCCATTCAACAACGTCGGCGTAATCCAACCTGGTGCATCCTTCTCCGCTTTCTTCTGCTCAACGACGCTTACCCGATGCAGGGCTTCGGACACGCCTGCGGTCAAGTCGTTAAGTTGAGACTTTTCGTTTGTAGCCAGGCTTCCGCTTATCGGAACAATAGGTGATTTATCGAGTTTGAGATAGGTGACGCTATAAGCTGCTGATTGGTCATAGTCTGCGGTAGGTAAATAGGCTCGTTGTCTACCGTAAGCATTGACACTGTCGACAATACTCCACTTAAAATCCGCCATGGAATTCTTATATACACCTAGAACTACATTATTTTTATACCTTAGCTCTGAGGCAGAGCTTGGAATTTTGGTGCCATCTATTGCAATCCAACACCCTGTTCCATCAAGTTTCGGTTTCACACTCTCCCTTAACACCATCCCCGTACCGAATTCGACCATGTTATCGCCTTCGGCTAGTGCCAAGCAACCCTCTGAAACGACTGGCTCAACGGTTTCTTTGGCAAGGCGGTACAGAAGCTGATAAGGCGTATATCCTTGATCGTTCATCACGGTTGGCAGGGTAGTGGTTCCACTACCCTCGACCAAATTGCCAGCTTTGTCGATTTGACCCCATGCCTTTACTCCAGTTCCCGGGTACGGTAAGCCCCAATTGTCGTTAGCGGCCATACGCCATCCTCTAAAGAACGCCTTAATCTCGTCTGCCGAAGGTGTGTAGTTGTCTCCCCAACCACTATCCGCATTAGAAACATGAAAAAGAAGGTAGTTGCCGCTGTCTGAGCCAACTGCATACGTATCCGCACCAGAAGATTGATCCATACGTACTAACTGATTCCCGTTATATTTTGTCGCGAATGCTGTATACCTTGGCACTGTTTGAGGAGTAGGGCCGATATTCCGTAATCTTATACGTTTATATCCGGTGTATGATATCGGCGCTTCGTAAACCACCTCGGGCAGATCCCCGGTTACTAGAACCTTTTTCCACTTCGCCAGCTTATTATACTGTCCGTTCCGTTCATAAAGTACGTCCGGGTCGCTGCCGTCAAGTGGGTTCGCGTGTATCTCCGTCTGGAAAGTAAGCATGGATTTATGTTGCGGTTTGAACGGTTTCGGATTATTTCCATGGATGAGAACTGGATTTTTAAATAATATTGTCCCTATATCCCCGGAAAAAACGATCCTTATAGTACCCACATTTTGAGGAGCTTGTACGGTCAATGTCCTTGCGGTTGTCCCGTTCACTCCGTAGCCAGAAACTGCGTTGCCGCTACTGTCATAGAATTGAATACTGACAGTAGCCTGTACGGATGAATCACTCTCCCAATATAAAGAGTAATAATCTCCAGGAATAGCTGCTATGTCTTTGTAAATATTTTGCCCGGCGGCTGTCCTGATTAAAGTTGCAGCGTATGGCCCATCCACTGTAACAGTGTAGGATGTTCCCCAAGTCCACTCATAAAACGGTGGCAGCAAATTACCAGACGTAGCAATCGCATAGGGATTTTCCACGCCTACAATACCGGAAGAAACGAACGGGTATTTATCAGCAATTTCCTCACTGGTCATCCCATCTAGTGCCGCGTACTCGGCCTCCGAAAGCTTATAAATGCTCACCTCGTCGATGTTACAACCTTCGGCTCCAGTTCCTGTAAAGTTTTCATTTCCATTTTGATCAACAAGAGCAATTCTCGGAACTACATAACGAGCGCCAGGAGGAACTTTTGCCTTAACATACCCATATGTAAACTTCGAAGGGTTTCCATAAATAACGCTTCCTCCAATTAGTCCGCTTACATTATCGGTACCTGTCTCGTTCCAAAAAAATAAGGTCATGTGTGCACCAGCAGATTGTGGCTTTATCCATGCTCCAAAAAGGATATATTCTCCTTCTGAAACCCTGTAGCAGTCTTCTACTACACTTCCTGCGAATCTATAATAATGAGTAGTATCAGTCGAAGTATCCGCCACAACCTTTAAAGAAGCACTCCCAGACTTTTTGACTGTTGTGTCTATACTCGCGGTTACTCTATTATAAAAATATCGAGGATTTAGACTTTCACATCCTCCCCAGCTACCGAGTATATTAATCAGCGTTCGTCCCCGTACTTCGCCAAGCTTAAAGCGTGCGTCGCGCTTAGCGTTGATCGTTTGTAATCCTGGTTGCAGTGTAACAAACTCGGTGCTGGATCTATTTAGACGATTTTGGACATTACCAACGGCCTCGTCAATCTTATCCCAGTTCTCATTCAGCATCGTCTCAATATTAAAATACTCATTCCCATCGGCTACCGGATCCTTCTTCAACAAGTTCAAGTGTTCTGTGTTACTTGCCAACTGAACCACCTCCTGCAAATTTTGATAGCGGCACCTGCTCCAATTCGCCAAGCGTTATGACGGCATGGATGTCTTGAATCAGCAAATAGCTGAATTCGTACTCGACCGCCAGATGAGCCGGTTTAAGTTCTTCGATAACAGCTTTGAGATCATCCAGATTCGGTGGAACGCCGATTGTATCAATAAACTTCACCGTGATGCTCCATTCATCCGGCTGAAAGGATACATCGACCGTACCGCCGTCGTATGCTTCGGCGACATTTTTGACCAGCCGTCCCGTAAATTGCCCAGCGCCTCGCAGCTTTGACTCCACGACGGCGCGCCGCTGTGCCAGTGGCTTGGCCAGGTCTGTTTCAATCCCCAGTTCCTGCTCCCAGCGGTTCAGCCCCCAGGTGGCCGTCTTGACGAAAAATTGCTCCAATGTCTCATCGAGCGCCTGGTACAGCAGATCCAATTCTGCACCTTTTGCATTCATATCCCCTCGTATGACGCGGGAGGTTTCATAATAACCCGGTAGGTACGAAAATAGCTCGCGCCCTCTCGGGCTTGTCATTATTTGAGCATTCATAGACGACCACCATTTCCAGTACTCATTATCGTTTTATAATTCATAATTTCAACACCATCCTCAGCAACATTCGCCGACTCGTGCTTGCATCAGCCCACGAACACTCCATCACCACATTACGCATTCACTACCACCGTCCCCAACACGGCGACCTGACCGGGCTGAATCTGAATGTTCGTATCCGCGTTACCATTCACCGTTAGATCGGAGTAATCAATAATCGGTGGAATATCCAGCAGAACTGAGGCAATACGCGTTACCCGCACGAGCGGATCGGCAAAAGCCAGCTGCTTCAAATATGCCTGCACTCCCTTTTCGATCAGTGCCTTTACTTCGGCCAAGGTAGCGCCATCCGCCAAGGTCAGCTTAACGCTGATATGAATCGGCACTTCCTCAGCCGCCATCACGGTCACAACCGGTCCGGCCGGGGCCATGCCTTCCCCTTGCCCGTCCTGTGTCGGGTCGATATACTGCTGGGCAGCCGCAACGATATCCTCGTTGGCCGCGCGTTTGTCCGCATCAAGCAAATAAATGCCGACCGTTCCCGCTCCGTTCCATAACGGATGAACCTGTACGCCGCCAACGCCCGGCACCTCTCCGGCCCATTTCATATATTGGGCTTTGTTCCCGCTTGTCCCCTGGCTTCGCACCTGATTCAAAAAACGCTCCAGCAGCGACTCATCCGATTCTACATCCGTGCCGCCCCGCGTCTCCTCAGGGTTCGTCACGGCCACAATCCCGTTCACCGAGGCAGACATTACGCTAATCACACCCGCAGGAACCGTGCCATTGCGGCCTGGTTCTACGGCACGAACGCCTACTAATGCCACACCTGTGTCATCCAGCGTCACGGCTGCCGTCGTCGCGTATTCAATAGAAGCTTCCCCCGTAATTTCGTCGGCCGGAGTAGCTACCAGCGTGCCCGCAGGCACCGTTATGCCTGGCGTTCCGGTAAACCGAACCTGTCCGGTAGCCGCCGTCGCTGCACGCCGCGCAACGCCATGCTCTGCCGCTCGCATATCCAGGTATGGCCCATAGGACGAGCTGGCAAAGCCCCATTCCAGCACCTGCCTGGCCCAAAGCGCGGCCTCCGACAGCATAAAAGCCACAGGAGCCTGCGCATCCCAAATAAACGAGCCCTCTGATTTGTCGATATCATCAGGCACCCGGCTTAGCATTCGCTGCATAATCTGTTCTTCCGTCTGTTCTTGCAAATATACTGGCAATCCTGCCATTACACGGTCACACTCCCTTCCAAGACCGCAGTCTCATCTCTTACATTCATCACGCGGCAGGAGAACGAGCAGGCATCCCCAGACCAGCGAAAAGAAAACTGATCCACCCGCGCCGTACGCGGATCTATCATCAATGCCTCCGTTGTCATGCGCTGAATTTCCGATTCCAGCGCCCCGCGGCTCATCCCCCGGCCGATCAGGCCTTCGTATTCCTGCCCGTAATCGCGGGAATAAATCAAGTGATGATACCTTGCCGTTCGCACGGCTTTTTCACACCACATCATCCAGGCTGCGGTCTCGTTGGCGGACACTATTTTTCGCGTAGGGGTCATCCGGAACTCGCCTGCCTCAAAATCAAACAGCCAGCTCCGCCCAAACATTCCCCCAGTTCCCGCACTCTGCTCCTCCAGTACGTTCAGTTCATCTGACCCAGCCGCGCCCGAGCCAGCGTCCCATTCCTGCTCCGCTGGAAATAAATTAGCCATCTTGGCTCACCACCCTGCATAGGACGACCACCTCATGGCCGCCATTCAAATTAACGGCAACGACGCGATCCCCCGGCTGAAGACCGTCGGCCAGATTAACGCGAACGTCCTTGATCTCGGCCGCCTCAAATTCAAAACGCGTTCGCGGACCCGGTACTCCAAGCGGGTATCCCTCCTGATCGACGGGCGACATCATCGTTCCTACCATATGAAAAGCCGGAATTTCCAAAGTGACCGGAAAATCCGCAACCCAATAATTTTTAATTTCGTGTTTGAAATGATCCAGCTTCAGCCCCGATGCCGTTATCGTTCCGAGCTCCGAGGACATGCCGGACAGCATATCTTTGGCATACCCCGCCATCTGCTCCCGGAAAACGGCTGCCAATGATTTATAAGGATCAGCCATGGTTGAGATAATACCTCCTTTTCACGTAGTCGTAGGACCCCAGCTCCAGCGACATCCGTCCCGGATCGCCCAGCTCATGCGATATGGACATGACGATCAGCTCCAGGCCGTTTAGCTCCACCTTATCACCAGCCCGCAGCGTGTTAATGTCGAGCCCGTTTACGGTGAAGGTCTCCTGAAGGCCGGTCAGCATGCTTTTGGCCAATTTTTTGGCCTCCGCCGGCGTCTTTACATCCTCGTCCTGAACAATCCGCTGCAAAGTCCCGAATTTACTGACTTCTCCCGTCTCTACCGCCAAAAATTGCGATGGGGGATCGGCTTTGTTCATATCGCTGCCGGTTCTCGGACTCGCTGGTTTGCTGCTATCGGTGCTGCCAATCACTTTGACCTTAGTAACCGTTCCCTCCAAGGTCCGATGCTGGTCGATGCCCTCCAGAGCTTCAAGCTTCCATACGGTTTTGTTGCTGCCGATTTTGAACAGTTCGAGACCCGCAGGCGTCATCCGCGGCATGTAAGCATCCCCGCCAAGCTTTACGGTCTCCCTTAAGTCCGTTACGATCATGTTATAGATCGGTTGGGAGCGGTATGTCGCCTTGCTTAACGCCTTCCCTGTATCCGGAATGGATGCAAGCTTGATTTGCCAATCCTGTGCGTATTTCTTGAGCCTCTGGCTTGCTGTTCCTCCCGAAGAGAACAAGTACTCATCCTCCGATTTCGCGAGGTAAATGGTCCGGTCATACACCACAAGGCTGAGGCTTTTGCTGCCGCGATTGCTGCTGATGCATTCCCACACCACGCCGGGATTCAGCAGATAGACCATTTCCTTGCCTCCAAAGGGCACGCCGCTTACGCGAATCGTCTGCCCCGGAGCAATGGCCAGTCCAGATTCAGGCAACCGCAGATTGATGCGTGCCTCATACGAAATTTGATCCAGCGAATCGGTTAAGGAGACACTCTCGATCAACTCCCGCAAATAATGCTTATCCTCCAGAACCACCTCATAACTCATCACGGCATCACCAGCTTCTGCCCTGGTTTGATCAAATTGGGATTAGGGCCGATCACTTTTTTGTTCAAATTGTAAATGGCCGACCATTTTGAGCTGTCACCGAGCTCCAGCTTGGCAATTTTGGAGAGGCTGTCGCCGGACTTGACGGTGTAGGCTTTTGGTGTTTTTTTCAAATCAGGACGATTCGATCCACCACCGCTATCCCCACTGCTTGCAGCACTCCCTGCCTTCGAATGAACCTTTGGCTGCCTCCACATCCGGGCCGTCAGGTCGAAGTAAATGTCGTCGGGCTCCCCGCCCTTAAACGTAGTGTCATGTACCGTGATAAAGACGAGCAAGTTCACCAAATTCTCAATGATCAGTCGAACGGGGCGCTTGCTGTTCATCATCTCCGTCAGCAGGTGCATGGCTTCCTTTGGCGCAGGCTGCATCTCGTGATCTCCCCACCGTGCGGGAAAAAAAGAAGAGAAGGTGATTTCCCTCACCCTCTCTGCCGTTGCCATATCAAATTCCCCGTAAGATAGCATATTCAAGGTCTCGTAGCCTTTGCCCCGAGTGATCCTCACCTCTTCCGGGTTGACGGGGAACACGAAATCTGTGCCTGCGGCTTCATCTATTAACCTAATTTCCACTCTTTGCTCCCCCCTTATTTGGTCATATTTATAAGTACTCTGCTTATATTATGAGTCACATGCCAGCCAACCTGCTTGGAAATACTATCAATATCGATTTCCTGTTGCTGCTGATGAATTTGAACCATCCCTGGAGGCATATTTACTATAATCTCAGGGGCTGACTGAGGTGCAGCCGCCTGGGGAACAGGGGCAATTGGAGCAGGGAGCGGTCCATTTAATGATTTGAAATACTCAGCTGCACTCAAAATCTCTTCATCCGTTAACGGGGTCCCAGAAGGCTTATTGCCATTACCGAAAATAATCTCGTGCTTGAGTTGTTCTACATCGGTAGTTGAGTGCGATTTCCTTCCGCCACCACTTAAGTAGGCATCAGCTATAGTCGTTCCCGGAGGGTAAGGTGGGTCATGGAATGTACGTTTTCCTTTTTCACTAAATAAGTCATATATACCTACCCCGATTTTTTCACCAATCATATCACTTACTGTATTTCCAACTACTGTTGCTATATAATTTTTAGTAAAGAATCCAGTTACTGCCGTTCCAATCAAGCCGCCCACAAAACCCCCTATTTTCCCTGCTCTCTCCCTATCAGTCTTGGCAGTAAATATCTCATAGACTGATTGGATTTGTGAAATACCCGGTATTTTTATTATCTTTTTACCCTTGCCTATAAACTCCGTTACCTTCTTCACCCATGGTTTATCCATAAAGCCCTTTACTTTACTGTTATTCCATAAGTCTTTGGCCTTGGGAATCCACTCGTTCTTTACCTTGCTATTGTCCCACGCTTGTTTTACTTTGCTATTCTGCCAGGAATCCTTGATCTTCGGAAGCCATTTATTACTCCACTGATCTTTAAGCTCCTTTTGCACTCCGTCAGCTATATCAGATTTTATTGACTCTATTAATTTGTTTCCGAATTCCTTCAAAGCATTCCCGGCAGCGGAAATCATCGTATCCCACGGAATATTCGAGAACTTTTCAACAATACGTTGAGGATCAATGAGCTCCAGGAATGCCTCAAAAAATACCTGACCGAGCGTCTTGCCCGCTCCTTCGCATAGCGGCTCGCTCTCTTGCGGGCTGCGTCCCGAGGATTCTTCGCATTTGCACTCTCCTGCCGCCTCAGCCGGACATTCAACAACTTCCAGCGCGTCAAAAATACACTCTAAAGCTTCCTGGAAGGTCACCGAAATCCGCTGCAATAAACTTTCTCCTTCAGCACAGATCTGTTCAGCTATAGAGCCGCCAATCGCAGCTCCAAAGCCTCCTGCATCCACCTCGACCCGCAACCGTGTACGGCTCAGTTCCTCCAGCGCGCCCCTGATCTCGGCGATCTTCGGCGTCGCCAGGTCGATCAGTTCGGCCACCGGACGGGCCGCGGCCTGATTGAGCCGCTTCATCGTTGCGCTCAGCCGGATGGCCGTTTCCGTGAAACGGTCCTCCAACGTAATGCTTGGCCGCATTCTCGTGTTACCAAGTGCGAGGGCGCGCCGCCGGGTTTGCAGCAGCATGCGATCCAGGCTTCGCAGCTTCCTCTCCGCAATATCGATATCCCGTGAATCGATAATGATGTCCATTGAACGCAGTTCATGATTCGCCACGTTTTACCTCCTTTCGGCCGTAATTCAGCCATACAGGCTCATCCGGGCTGCTTCCGCCCGGAGCCGGACGGCGAGGCTGAAGATGACATCATCTCCAGCTCCATCTCCGTAAAAGCCCGCAGCAGCATGCGCTCTCCCTTCGGGAGAGACCAGAACTCTCCGGGGCGCAGACTATGCCTGCTCCACATATGGAACAAGAGCGTCGTC
This window harbors:
- a CDS encoding N-acetylmuramoyl-L-alanine amidase, yielding MKTVWIDAGHGGKDPGATGNGLKEKDITLQLSLAIKRRLESQYEGVKVLLSRSSDADMTLKERTDKANQASADILISVHCNAGGGAGGFESYCYTAASAASRSLQDVLHNAVMTELKPYGVNDRGEKTKNLHMVRESKMPAVLTENLFVDVVNDANKLKQQEVIEVIAQGHVRGVAQFLGLKPKGVKQQQEPADSGAKQTWKESGREWLITHAGISPDWKATDLIDIGTLGTILSRLQK
- a CDS encoding phage holin family protein, with translation MDWNAIFDLIHPYLFGVVAVCWVIGYILKKTPKVPDWSIIYIVTVVSVLLTIWLLGWGPDSLIQGILTGAFAVYGNQFVKQALKGADDHENGMD
- a CDS encoding YmfQ family protein yields the protein MNAQIMTSPRGRELFSYLPGYYETSRVIRGDMNAKGAELDLLYQALDETLEQFFVKTATWGLNRWEQELGIETDLAKPLAQRRAVVESKLRGAGQFTGRLVKNVAEAYDGGTVDVSFQPDEWSITVKFIDTIGVPPNLDDLKAVIEELKPAHLAVEYEFSYLLIQDIHAVITLGELEQVPLSKFAGGGSVGK
- a CDS encoding baseplate J/gp47 family protein, with product MAGLPVYLQEQTEEQIMQRMLSRVPDDIDKSEGSFIWDAQAPVAFMLSEAALWARQVLEWGFASSSYGPYLDMRAAEHGVARRAATAATGQVRFTGTPGITVPAGTLVATPADEITGEASIEYATTAAVTLDDTGVALVGVRAVEPGRNGTVPAGVISVMSASVNGIVAVTNPEETRGGTDVESDESLLERFLNQVRSQGTSGNKAQYMKWAGEVPGVGGVQVHPLWNGAGTVGIYLLDADKRAANEDIVAAAQQYIDPTQDGQGEGMAPAGPVVTVMAAEEVPIHISVKLTLADGATLAEVKALIEKGVQAYLKQLAFADPLVRVTRIASVLLDIPPIIDYSDLTVNGNADTNIQIQPGQVAVLGTVVVNA
- a CDS encoding DUF2634 domain-containing protein, whose product is MANLFPAEQEWDAGSGAAGSDELNVLEEQSAGTGGMFGRSWLFDFEAGEFRMTPTRKIVSANETAAWMMWCEKAVRTARYHHLIYSRDYGQEYEGLIGRGMSRGALESEIQRMTTEALMIDPRTARVDQFSFRWSGDACSFSCRVMNVRDETAVLEGSVTV
- a CDS encoding phage portal protein; its protein translation is MSYEVVLEDKHYLRELIESVSLTDSLDQISYEARINLRLPESGLAIAPGQTIRVSGVPFGGKEMVYLLNPGVVWECISSNRGSKSLSLVVYDRTIYLAKSEDEYLFSSGGTASQRLKKYAQDWQIKLASIPDTGKALSKATYRSQPIYNMIVTDLRETVKLGGDAYMPRMTPAGLELFKIGSNKTVWKLEALEGIDQHRTLEGTVTKVKVIGSTDSSKPASPRTGSDMNKADPPSQFLAVETGEVSKFGTLQRIVQDEDVKTPAEAKKLAKSMLTGLQETFTVNGLDINTLRAGDKVELNGLELIVMSISHELGDPGRMSLELGSYDYVKRRYYLNHG
- a CDS encoding LysM peptidoglycan-binding domain-containing protein translates to MEIRLIDEAAGTDFVFPVNPEEVRITRGKGYETLNMLSYGEFDMATAERVREITFSSFFPARWGDHEMQPAPKEAMHLLTEMMNSKRPVRLIIENLVNLLVFITVHDTTFKGGEPDDIYFDLTARMWRQPKVHSKAGSAASSGDSGGGSNRPDLKKTPKAYTVKSGDSLSKIAKLELGDSSKWSAIYNLNKKVIGPNPNLIKPGQKLVMP